One Nitrospira sp. genomic window, CGGAATCGTTGAATCCTGCCGTTGCCATGCTCGCCTACTCGTCCCTGACTCCACGAAGGAGATCGGGCCTGATTTAGAGGGCCCCTTCCGTCACCATACGATCATCAGACCAGCGTTCCCGGAACAAGAGGTACAGTCCAGCTCCGATGCCAGCGTCGAGCCCTGCTTGCACCAGAATCGTCGAGCGCACCCCCAGCCACACTTCATCTAAGCCGGCAGGATTCATCGAATAGAGAAACACCGCACTCGACAGGCAGGAAATAATCGCCAATCCCGCCGTCATGACGGCCGGCGTAATATGCGCCATGTGGCGTCCGGCCAATCCGGCGAGGAAGCCGCTTCCGCCTTTCGTGACCACGTTGATCCACAGATCCCCCGCAGACAACATGTCTTGAAAGCAGCCCAGGATGAGACCGAGGATTAGCCCATCGAGTTCGCCGCCGAGAAACCCCACGAGGCAGGCGGCCACCAATCCCAGGTCAGGACGTACGCCAAACACACTGAGGTAATGCAGCAACGTGGTCTGAAAGGGGACGACGACCAACGCCAGGAGGAGGTACAGGAGAAACTTCATGGTTTCTTTCGATCCCCATGAATTTCCTGCAGCAGCTTCTGTGCCGCCTCGGCATCATCATAGGGGGCCGTGATGATGAGCACTTCGTCCAACTTGGAGAGATCGACTTCCGGCTCGATCTCGGCCGACTGAAACAGGTCTCCCTCTGACTTTTCGACCTGGGTCAATCCTCCAATGGCCAACCCACGGGGAAATGCGCCCGTCAACCCGGATGTAACCACTCGATCGCCGGCCTGCACTCGCGACAAAAGCGGAATATATTTCAGCCGTGCGCGCCCGTTGCTGGTGCCTTCAACGATGCCTTCGTCACGAGTCCGCTGCACCACGCCGGCAATGGCGTTGTTGGGATCGGTCACGAGCAAGACGACAGACGACGTCGAATTGGTTTTGACGATGCGCCCGACAACCCCGGCTGGAGTCACCACACCCATTTCGGTCCGCACCCCGTCGCTTTCACCTTTGTTGAGAATCATGCCACGGTACCAGTTCGTGGCATCACGACCGATGACCTGCGCAGCCAGCGTTTGCGAGGGCGATTGCTGTTTGAAGTTCAGCAGCGACTCATACCGCTGCGCCGCCACGACGGACTCTCGCAATTGATTGTTCTGCCCCTTGAGCAATTCGATATCGCGCCGGAGCTGGCGGTTTTCTTCATGCACAGTCTGCAGGGCGACGTAGCCGTTCCAAGTTTCGGAAATCCCATGATCCACAGAGGAAAACGCGGCGAGCGGCAGGCTGAGAACCTGCCCCAGCGGGCCACCGACGTACTGCAACAACCGCTGGCTTTGGCTAGGAAGCAGAAAAAGGGCGACAAGCAGGCAGGCGAACAAGACGATGGCGAGACGCCGGGTGCCGTATGTAGAGCGCGATATAGCCATCCACACTCGGGATGGAGGTCATCGAGAGGTACTGCACTGCGACATAACTGATACCTTGCGCAGGAGGTCCAACTCGTCGAGAATCTTCCCCACGCCCAAGACCACCGAGGTCAGCGGGTCGTCGACCGTAATGATCGGAAGATTGGTCTCTTCACGAAACCGAGTGTCCATTCCCTTCAGCAAAGATCCGCCGCCAGTCAGCACGATACCGCGATCGATGATGTCTCCGGCCAATTCAGGCGGTGTATTTTCAAGCGCCACCTTGATGGCATTAACGATGGTTCCAATGGGTTCCTGCAAGGCTTCCCTGACCTCAGCATCATCCACCACCAACGTGCGGGGAATACCGGAGATCAGATCGCGCCCCTTGATCATCATGGTCTTGCGCTCCTCGAAGGGATAGGCCGACCCGATCTCAAACTTGATCCGTTCGGCCATATGCTCTCCGATGAGCAGATTATATTTCTTCTTGATGTAGTTCATGATGGCGTCATCCATCCGGTCGCCGGCCACCTTGACCGACTCGCTGTAGACGATGCCACCCAACGAGATCACCGCGATGTCCGTCGTGCCGCCGCCGATATCCACCACCATGTTTCCCGATGGCTCGGTAATCGGCAACCCCGCGCCAATGGCCGCCGCCACCGGCTCTTCGATCAAATAGACCTCGCGGGCACCCGCGAGTTCGGCGGAATCCCGGACCGCACGTTGCTCGACCTGGGTAATCCGGGACGGCACGCCGATGATGATGCGGGGCCGCACGAACGCCGTACGATTGTGCGCCTTTTGAATGAAGTGACTCAACATCGCCTCGGCCTTTTCGAAATCGGCGATGACCCCTTCCTTCATCGGGCGCACGGCAATGATATTACCGGGCGTACGCCCCAGCATCCGTTTCGCATCGGCGCCGACGGCCATCACGCGTTCCGTCTTCTTTTCCACGGCGACCACGGAGGGCTCGTTCAACACGATACCCTTTCCCTGGACGTACACGAGAGTCGTCGCCGTCCCCAAATCGATCGCCAGATCGTTGGAGAACCACCCGAACATATCACTCATGAAGCCCACGAGAACTCTCCCTTCGCACGATTCCTGCGCTCAGCAGTGTCGACGCGCTCAATCCGACACATCCAACTGTCCGCTCTCCAGTACCTGCGTCTTGGCGATGTCATCACCCAATCGACGCCCCTGCTCATTCCCAATGACCAACAACCCTTCCAACGACAGCACCGCGCCCCAGCCAATCCAACCCACATACGGAATTTCAAACGCCAACTGGGCAAGCCCGCAGGGCAGATTGCGAATGATCGACTCCCGGAAGCCCGCCGGATCCCGTGTTCGTGGGACAATGGTTTGAAGTCCGATGAGCCGCTTCCCGACACTGCGACCACCACCAAATCCGTCGGCCAGCAGGATGTAGGCAAGTCCGGCAAGAACACCGATCGGAGGGACTAATTTGCTCGCCGCCGCCACG contains:
- the mreC gene encoding rod shape-determining protein MreC is translated as MAISRSTYGTRRLAIVLFACLLVALFLLPSQSQRLLQYVGGPLGQVLSLPLAAFSSVDHGISETWNGYVALQTVHEENRQLRRDIELLKGQNNQLRESVVAAQRYESLLNFKQQSPSQTLAAQVIGRDATNWYRGMILNKGESDGVRTEMGVVTPAGVVGRIVKTNSTSSVVLLVTDPNNAIAGVVQRTRDEGIVEGTSNGRARLKYIPLLSRVQAGDRVVTSGLTGAFPRGLAIGGLTQVEKSEGDLFQSAEIEPEVDLSKLDEVLIITAPYDDAEAAQKLLQEIHGDRKKP
- a CDS encoding rod shape-determining protein; this translates as MFGWFSNDLAIDLGTATTLVYVQGKGIVLNEPSVVAVEKKTERVMAVGADAKRMLGRTPGNIIAVRPMKEGVIADFEKAEAMLSHFIQKAHNRTAFVRPRIIIGVPSRITQVEQRAVRDSAELAGAREVYLIEEPVAAAIGAGLPITEPSGNMVVDIGGGTTDIAVISLGGIVYSESVKVAGDRMDDAIMNYIKKKYNLLIGEHMAERIKFEIGSAYPFEERKTMMIKGRDLISGIPRTLVVDDAEVREALQEPIGTIVNAIKVALENTPPELAGDIIDRGIVLTGGGSLLKGMDTRFREETNLPIITVDDPLTSVVLGVGKILDELDLLRKVSVMSQCSTSR
- a CDS encoding RDD family protein, which translates into the protein MAEEAIGHSPVELGVYPKAQVLNRFIAKTIDLLIVAAASKLVPPIGVLAGLAYILLADGFGGGRSVGKRLIGLQTIVPRTRDPAGFRESIIRNLPCGLAQLAFEIPYVGWIGWGAVLSLEGLLVIGNEQGRRLGDDIAKTQVLESGQLDVSD